CCCCGCCCCCCCCGCCCGGGGGGGGGGGGGCGTGCCGGGGGGGGGGGCGCCCCCCCCCCCCCCCCCCCCCCCCGCCGGGGGACGAGCCGACCTGCCCCGGGCGGCCCTGGCGTGGGATCCCCCTGCAAGCCCCACGAATCCATCCCCGCGAATCCAGCTTGACCGAGCTGCCTCCCCGTGGTAGCCAGAACGACATTGCGCCTTGTCCCAACCTGGGTGCGGGCACCTCGGCCGCCGAGCCCCTTCCGGGCTTGTCCCGGATCACGCTGAGCCGGGGGAGCGCTCCGATCCAATCGATCCGGACCGTAGCAAGGAGTCACCGATGCGCATCGCTCTGATCGGCCAACAGGATTTCGGCAAAGCGGTTCTCCAGGCCTTCCTCGACCGCGGTGACACCGTTGCGGGCGTGTTCTGTGCACCGGAGCAGGCGGGCGGCAAGCCCGATCCCCTCAAGAGCGCGGCGGCGGAGAAGGGCCTGCAGATTTTCCAGTTCCCCTCTCTCAAGGCGCCGGAGGCCCTCGCCGCCCTGCGGTCGCTGGAAGCGGACCTCGCGGTCATGGCCTTCGTGCTCCAGTTCGTCCCCCAGGACCTGGTGAACATTCCCAGGCACGGCACCATCCAATACCACCCGTCGCTCCTGCCCAAGTTCCGCGGCCCGAGCTCCATCAACTGGCCCATCGCGAAGGGAGAGACGAAGACGGGTCTCACCATCTTTCGACCTTCCGACGGCCTGGACGAAGGCCCCGTCATCCTCCAGAAGGAGACTCCCATTTCGGAGGACGACACCATCGGCACGGTCTACTTCGACCGCCTCTTCCCGATGGGTGTGGCTGCCCTGCTGGAGGCGGCCGACCTGGTCGTCGCAGGCGGGCACCGGGAGGCGGTGCAGGACGAGTCCCAGGCATCCTACGAAGGCTGGTTCCGGGCCGCCGAGGCGAAGATCAACTGGGCGAACCACGTGGACTGGATCCACAACACCGTGCGGGGATCGGACCCCGCGCCCGGCGCCTGGACCACCATCGGCGGCAAGAAGCTGCAGCTCTTCGGTTCGCGCAAGCACCTCGTGCGCACGTTCGGCGCCGTGAAAGGCGAGATTGGAGAGATCACCGAGGTCGGGGCCGACACCATCCGCGTCACCGGGCAGGGCGGCCAGATCGAGATCGCCCGGGTGAAGCACGAGGACGGCAAGAAAATGCCCGCCGCCGAGTGGGCCAGGTCCGCGGGCGCCCGCCCCGGCACCCTCCTCGGCACCTGAGAGCCTGTGAAGGAATCGTCGCGAGCAGACCCGAGTGCGAGGCGCGCATGAGCGAACGACGAGACATCGCCTTGCCCCTGTTCTCCGCGGTGCCCGAGTTGTATAGTCCCGCCTCCCCGACTCGGAAGGGCTGGGACGGCCCGGGCTCTCGCGAGGACAACATGCCCCACATCGGACTCCTGCTGCACCTGATCGAACGCGAATGCCGCGAGGACAAGTGGGAAAGCGCGCTCCGGCTCCTGGACCGCGCCGAGCGCCACGTGTCCCCGGACGACCGGGAAGCGGTGGAGTTCCTCCTGTACCGCAGGGGATACGCCCTTCTGGAGCTCCAGCGGCCCGAGGAAGCCGCGGAGAGCCTCGGGCGCCTGGTGGGCCTCGACGGATCCGGAGCGCCCCAGAGGCTGCTGCTGGCCGACGCCCTCATCCGGGCCGGGCGCTGGGAGGAGGCCCTCGCCCAGCTCGAGGCCGGACTGGCGGAGGAGCCGGATCACCCCGGATGCCTGTGCGCCATGGGGTGGACGCTCTACCAGACCGGAGAGAAAGAGGAAGCCCGGGCCCTTCTGGAGCGGGCCCTGGAGATCCATCCCACGTTCCACCCGGCCCACCTGGACCTGGGGCTGATCCACGCCGCCGAGAGGCGGTGGGACGCCGCCGAGGCCCATCTGCTCTCGGCCCTGGCGGCCACGCCCGAAGACGCGGAGATCGGGGGCATCCTCGCCGCCGTGCGAGAGAGCCGCGCACTGGCCCTGGCCGAGCGCCGGCGGGTGCGGGAGCTCGCCCCCCGGCTTCGCGCCCGCCGCAGCGCCTTGGGGGTCACCGAAGCGCAGCAACTGCGCCTCCTGCGCCGCACCCTGCACCAGCGGGGAGCCACCCACCTGGAAGTGCTCCTGGCCGAAAACCTCTGGCTGGACTTCGCCGAGACCGCCGCGCCCCGCGCGGCCCTCGACCCCGCCTGGGCCTCCGGGGTCGCGTACACGGCGCTCCGGCTCAACGGCCGGCCGGCGTCCCGGGCCGAGCTCGCCCGGGAGTGGGGCGTGGGCCTCTCGACGCTGTCTCGCCGGCACCGCGCCTTGCGGGCGGGCCTCGACCTTGCCCGGAGGGCCCCTCGCTACACGGCGGAGAACCTACTGCGGGCGGCGATCGCGATGGCGCCCGAGCCGCGGGCCGGGGGTGCACGGCCGGGCGCCGCACAGATCATCCCGGTGGACTTCGGGGCCGGCACCCGCCTTCCCGCGCCCGCCCTGTGCCCCTGCGGAAGCGGCATTCCCGCGGGATCGTGCCGCCACGGGTGACCGCCATCCTGCCGGCAGGGCGGGCAAAAGGATCTGCAAGATCGGACCGATTGGCCCGATTGGACCGATCCGACTCGCCACAGGAGGACCAGACCCGCCCAAGGCTCCTCAGGCT
The genomic region above belongs to Thermodesulfobacteriota bacterium and contains:
- a CDS encoding methionyl-tRNA formyltransferase; the protein is MRIALIGQQDFGKAVLQAFLDRGDTVAGVFCAPEQAGGKPDPLKSAAAEKGLQIFQFPSLKAPEALAALRSLEADLAVMAFVLQFVPQDLVNIPRHGTIQYHPSLLPKFRGPSSINWPIAKGETKTGLTIFRPSDGLDEGPVILQKETPISEDDTIGTVYFDRLFPMGVAALLEAADLVVAGGHREAVQDESQASYEGWFRAAEAKINWANHVDWIHNTVRGSDPAPGAWTTIGGKKLQLFGSRKHLVRTFGAVKGEIGEITEVGADTIRVTGQGGQIEIARVKHEDGKKMPAAEWARSAGARPGTLLGT
- a CDS encoding tetratricopeptide repeat protein; its protein translation is MSERRDIALPLFSAVPELYSPASPTRKGWDGPGSREDNMPHIGLLLHLIERECREDKWESALRLLDRAERHVSPDDREAVEFLLYRRGYALLELQRPEEAAESLGRLVGLDGSGAPQRLLLADALIRAGRWEEALAQLEAGLAEEPDHPGCLCAMGWTLYQTGEKEEARALLERALEIHPTFHPAHLDLGLIHAAERRWDAAEAHLLSALAATPEDAEIGGILAAVRESRALALAERRRVRELAPRLRARRSALGVTEAQQLRLLRRTLHQRGATHLEVLLAENLWLDFAETAAPRAALDPAWASGVAYTALRLNGRPASRAELAREWGVGLSTLSRRHRALRAGLDLARRAPRYTAENLLRAAIAMAPEPRAGGARPGAAQIIPVDFGAGTRLPAPALCPCGSGIPAGSCRHG